A single window of Herpetosiphon gulosus DNA harbors:
- a CDS encoding DUF1800 domain-containing protein produces the protein MSLSRRQLLLGAALGATGAVVHEDVGAASLQPSTTEAMATPPFEVIALSRMAYGARSGDFARVRTMGLTAYVDEQLNPNFNNDTDCNTRIANATLRIVYAAGTGFPAMDEMRGLVTLNKTQPELWELRVHPANAERIRPIDEVVAANWIRAIYSKWQLFEIMTDFWHNHFNVWAYSDTRISSLWSHYDKSVIRTNCYGNFRTFLEAVATSPAMLYYLDNATSRDGPANENYARELFELHTFGSQNYLNNIYDNWQEVPRDSQGRPIGYIDQDVYEAARAFTGWTVADGTGGIPNTGLFHYLDTWNDNAQKIVLANFLNANAGPQAHGKAVLDLVAKHPATIRNLCTKLCRRLVSDNPPASLIDKAVATWTANYTAPDQIKKTIRTILLAPEFLSTWGGKIRRPNEVVAAYLRSTGAEVKPSAELFTWVTLAGYRMFNWATPTGHPDESGYWSSSNALLNTWNLLFHLQQSYFPPATFDLQGQMPGSVTTVRQIVDFWIMRMLGYQPSALVKTKLLKLMGQNGNLDQPPTGTANDVKLRLSSLVHMIGMLPEFYTR, from the coding sequence ATGTCGCTTTCGCGTCGCCAGTTATTGTTGGGCGCTGCGCTAGGGGCCACAGGCGCAGTCGTTCATGAGGATGTTGGGGCAGCGTCGCTGCAACCCTCGACAACTGAAGCCATGGCAACTCCGCCATTCGAGGTCATCGCGCTCTCGCGTATGGCCTACGGAGCACGTTCGGGCGATTTCGCCCGAGTTCGTACTATGGGTTTAACTGCCTATGTCGATGAGCAGCTTAACCCTAATTTCAACAACGACACCGATTGTAACACCCGCATCGCCAACGCCACTTTGCGCATCGTCTACGCCGCTGGCACTGGCTTTCCAGCAATGGATGAAATGCGCGGCCTCGTTACCCTCAACAAAACCCAGCCCGAATTATGGGAATTGCGCGTACATCCAGCCAACGCTGAGCGCATTCGCCCAATCGACGAAGTTGTAGCCGCCAATTGGATTCGCGCAATCTACAGCAAATGGCAATTGTTCGAGATTATGACCGATTTTTGGCATAATCACTTTAATGTTTGGGCCTATAGCGATACCCGCATCTCCTCGCTTTGGTCACACTACGACAAAAGCGTGATTCGCACTAATTGTTATGGCAACTTCCGCACGTTTCTCGAAGCGGTTGCCACCAGTCCCGCTATGTTGTATTACCTTGATAATGCTACCAGCCGCGACGGCCCTGCCAACGAAAATTATGCTCGCGAATTGTTTGAATTGCACACCTTCGGCTCCCAAAACTACCTCAATAATATCTACGACAACTGGCAAGAAGTGCCGCGCGATTCCCAAGGCCGCCCAATCGGCTATATCGATCAAGATGTCTACGAGGCGGCCCGTGCCTTTACGGGCTGGACGGTGGCTGATGGCACAGGCGGCATTCCCAATACTGGCTTGTTCCATTATCTCGATACATGGAACGATAATGCTCAAAAGATTGTGCTGGCCAACTTTTTAAATGCCAATGCTGGCCCGCAAGCTCATGGCAAAGCCGTGTTGGATTTAGTGGCCAAACATCCGGCCACAATTCGCAATCTTTGTACCAAACTCTGCCGCCGTTTGGTCAGCGATAATCCGCCAGCCTCGTTAATTGATAAAGCTGTAGCAACTTGGACAGCTAACTACACCGCCCCTGATCAGATCAAAAAAACTATTCGCACGATTTTGCTAGCTCCAGAATTTTTGAGCACATGGGGCGGCAAGATTCGCCGACCGAATGAAGTTGTTGCAGCCTATTTGCGCTCAACTGGAGCCGAAGTCAAACCTAGCGCCGAGCTATTTACCTGGGTTACCTTGGCGGGCTATCGCATGTTCAACTGGGCTACCCCAACTGGACACCCCGACGAGAGCGGCTATTGGAGCAGCAGCAACGCCCTGCTCAATACCTGGAACCTGTTATTCCACTTGCAGCAAAGCTATTTCCCGCCAGCAACCTTCGATCTACAAGGCCAAATGCCCGGCAGCGTAACCACCGTGCGTCAGATTGTCGATTTCTGGATTATGCGTATGCTGGGCTATCAACCTTCAGCCTTGGTCAAAACCAAATTGCTCAAACTGATGGGCCAAAACGGCAACCTCGATCAACCACCAACTGGAACCGCCAATGACGTTAAATTACGCTTGAGCAGCCTTGTGCATATGATTGGCATGCTCCCTGAATTTTATACCCGTTAG
- a CDS encoding thiopurine S-methyltransferase: MEATFWINSWQQGGSATSFHRRDIHPYVEHFATPEFLQGKRVLVPLCGKTNDLRWFSQYAEAVIGVELVTTAIEQFFAEQELDYVQPDPTSYVSGNITILNRDVLSLTSADVGNIDLVYDRAALVALPHEMRNHYRATIDQLLPVGGQQMIITLEYAPLMATPPFSITPTEIEFYYGERYFISHFAAPSQPEHRMVAKFNLQFLKEHGFLITRYQK, encoded by the coding sequence ATGGAAGCAACATTTTGGATTAATTCTTGGCAACAAGGCGGTAGCGCAACCAGCTTTCATCGGCGCGATATTCACCCGTATGTTGAACATTTTGCCACGCCTGAATTTTTGCAGGGCAAACGGGTGCTTGTGCCCCTATGTGGTAAAACTAACGATCTGCGTTGGTTCAGCCAATATGCCGAGGCCGTGATTGGGGTGGAGTTGGTGACCACCGCGATTGAGCAATTTTTCGCTGAGCAAGAGCTTGATTATGTTCAGCCCGACCCAACCAGCTATGTTTCAGGCAATATTACGATTCTGAATCGCGATGTCTTGAGTTTAACCAGCGCTGATGTGGGCAACATCGATTTAGTTTATGATCGGGCGGCCTTGGTTGCCTTGCCCCACGAAATGCGCAACCACTATCGTGCGACGATCGATCAATTATTGCCGGTTGGCGGTCAGCAAATGATTATCACTTTAGAATATGCGCCGCTGATGGCGACCCCACCATTTAGCATCACGCCAACCGAGATAGAGTTTTACTATGGCGAGCGCTATTTTATTAGCCATTTTGCTGCGCCCAGCCAGCCTGAACATCGCATGGTCGCTAAATTCAATTTGCAATTTCTCAAAGAACATGGCTTTTTGATTACCCGCTATCAGAAGTAG
- a CDS encoding LysE family translocator, translating to MIEYLLQALGLGLAAGLLPGPMLGLVIRETLEHGRRAGYLVACAPLLTDAPIILIALFVANALPASINRWLGLAGGLFLIWMGIDAWRAKPPAEASGAPWASLWRALITNWLNPHPWLFWLPVGGPLLISIQRQHSWLATVSFLLVFYLLLIGSKIFLCEIVARSRRFLQGAAYRWVMRGCSLLLIGLGIVLIAEYLG from the coding sequence GTGATTGAATATCTGCTACAGGCGTTGGGCTTGGGGCTGGCTGCTGGCCTCTTGCCTGGGCCAATGTTGGGCTTGGTGATTCGCGAAACCTTGGAGCATGGCCGCCGTGCAGGCTATTTGGTGGCCTGTGCCCCATTATTGACCGATGCACCAATTATCTTGATCGCGCTGTTTGTGGCCAATGCCTTGCCAGCCAGTATCAATCGTTGGTTAGGTTTGGCAGGTGGGCTATTTCTGATTTGGATGGGGATCGATGCCTGGCGAGCCAAACCACCAGCTGAGGCAAGTGGCGCACCATGGGCTAGCTTATGGCGGGCTTTAATTACCAACTGGCTTAATCCGCATCCATGGTTATTTTGGCTGCCAGTAGGCGGGCCATTGCTAATTAGCATTCAACGTCAGCATAGTTGGTTGGCGACTGTCAGTTTTTTGCTGGTCTTTTATCTTTTGTTGATTGGCAGCAAAATTTTCCTGTGCGAGATCGTCGCTCGTTCGCGGCGCTTTTTGCAAGGCGCGGCCTATCGTTGGGTTATGCGCGGCTGTAGTCTGTTATTGATTGGCTTGGGCATAGTACTTATAGCTGAATATCTAGGCTGA
- a CDS encoding DUF1501 domain-containing protein encodes MDLTRRQFVVGCSSAIAAMAGGRLGGLAFAEPGDIQRDIFVVVFLRGGCDGIGIVSPLDDANFQAARSTITFPGSGTGAGFELGSLSNVPFWLHPKAAAFKELYDSQDLAFIHASGLTNGTRSHFDAMDFMERGTPDNKSTSTGWLTRHMAATRPDGVVPVMSTGSALPASLLGSPNAVTISNVQRYAMQGYSTYGAQQQASLNEIYGQTGSLLDGPATRLLSSIAAVKARNPANPYVPITTYPAGGLSDSLKAIAQMIKLDVGLQVATLDFGGWDTHESQVPILGNQLDLLTRSLHAFYNDLIDYHSKLTIVVMSEFGRRLKANRSAGTDHGHGNLAMVLGGNVNGGRIFGRWPGLANAQLDYGVDLAITTDYRTILSEIVVRRLRNNRLGLVFPQISQYQPLGLVRGTDLTIDWTSGFRSYLPMARR; translated from the coding sequence ATGGATTTAACACGTCGTCAATTTGTGGTTGGCTGTAGTAGTGCGATTGCAGCCATGGCTGGTGGTCGGTTAGGTGGTTTGGCCTTTGCTGAGCCAGGCGATATTCAACGCGATATTTTTGTAGTGGTGTTTTTACGCGGCGGCTGCGATGGCATCGGGATTGTCTCGCCGCTTGATGATGCCAATTTTCAAGCCGCCCGTAGCACAATCACCTTTCCAGGCAGTGGCACAGGCGCAGGCTTTGAATTAGGTTCGTTGAGTAATGTGCCATTTTGGTTGCATCCCAAAGCTGCTGCCTTCAAAGAATTGTACGATAGCCAAGATTTGGCTTTTATTCACGCCAGCGGCTTGACCAACGGCACGCGCAGCCACTTCGATGCCATGGATTTTATGGAACGTGGCACGCCCGACAATAAATCGACCAGCACTGGTTGGCTAACTCGCCACATGGCCGCCACCCGCCCCGACGGGGTTGTGCCAGTCATGTCAACTGGCTCAGCTTTGCCCGCTTCGTTGCTAGGCAGCCCAAACGCTGTGACGATCTCGAATGTGCAGCGCTACGCAATGCAGGGCTATTCGACCTATGGAGCACAACAACAAGCCTCATTAAACGAAATTTATGGCCAAACTGGTAGTTTGCTCGATGGCCCAGCCACCCGTTTGCTTAGCTCAATCGCGGCGGTCAAAGCGCGTAACCCCGCTAATCCGTATGTGCCAATTACCACCTATCCCGCTGGCGGTTTGTCGGATTCACTCAAAGCGATTGCCCAGATGATCAAACTCGATGTTGGCTTGCAAGTGGCAACGCTTGATTTTGGTGGCTGGGATACTCATGAATCGCAAGTGCCAATTTTGGGCAACCAACTTGATTTATTGACCCGTTCGCTGCATGCCTTCTACAACGACTTGATTGATTATCATAGCAAGTTAACGATTGTAGTGATGAGCGAATTTGGCCGCCGTTTGAAGGCCAATCGCAGCGCTGGCACCGACCATGGCCACGGCAATTTGGCCATGGTTTTAGGCGGCAACGTCAATGGTGGGCGGATTTTCGGGCGCTGGCCAGGCCTCGCCAATGCCCAACTTGACTATGGCGTTGATTTAGCGATCACCACCGACTATCGCACGATTTTGAGCGAAATTGTGGTTCGGCGCTTGCGCAACAATCGTTTAGGCTTAGTCTTCCCGCAAATTAGCCAATATCAACCGCTGGGCTTAGTCCGTGGCACAGATCTAACGATTGATTGGACTTCAGGCTTCCGCTCATACTTACCAATGGCCCGCCGCTAG
- a CDS encoding polynucleotide kinase-phosphatase: protein MELGIPELSLVVLIGASGSGKSTFAQRYFKPTEIISSDACRAMLTDDETDQSVSADAFDLVYTIAAKRLALGRLTVIDATNVQAEARKPLLALARHYHVWPVAIVLHTPERVCLERNLGRPNRDFGDFVVKRQIDNLRRSLRTLHDEGFRVVHSVTPEHVDAVEIVRQRAWSNRKAEHGPFDIIGDVHGCYPELERLLLELGYSINLTPGHNYGFTVTPPAGRRAVFVGDLVDRGPDSIGVLRLVMSMVETGAALCVPGNHDDKLARALAGRKVKQTHGLAETMQALAETDEDFRQTVRQFIEGLVSHLIFDDGKLVVAHAGMKQELQGRMSKRVREFALYGETTGETDEFGLPVRYPWAKEYRGEGLVVYGHTPIPQPEWLNNTVDIDTGCAFGGALTALRYPEREFVRVPAFAQYAIPKRPLEMNATQLSAQQAHDQVLDLSDFQGKLQISTSLINQINLREEQTSAALEVISRFAIEPQWLIYLPPTMSPSETSQLGSFLEHPVEALEYYRRAGVNEVVCEAKHMGSRAIVIICRNSEVARERFGVAGEQIGVCYTRTGRRFFSDPELEMAFLQRLQQAITKLNWWESFDSGWFALDCEVLPWSAKAHDLIQNQYAPVGAAATVSMSAAQAALRQTVTRMPESVELQALIAHTQLRQQAVQGYVEAYQHYCWPVRSLDDLKLAPFHLLACEQRPFYDRDHEWHMQTLAALAEAEPRLMLATPYRVVDLHDQASVEQTIAWWQKLTAAGGEGIVIKPKQWVVQNSRGIVQPAIKCRGAEYLRIIYGPEYDLPENLERLRQRGLSSKRSLALREFALGLEALDRFVNREPLRRVHECVFGVLALESEPIDPRL, encoded by the coding sequence ATGGAACTAGGAATACCTGAATTGTCGTTGGTAGTATTGATTGGGGCTTCTGGCTCAGGCAAATCGACCTTTGCACAGCGTTATTTCAAGCCAACCGAAATTATTTCGTCCGATGCCTGTCGCGCAATGCTCACCGATGACGAAACTGATCAATCGGTCTCAGCTGATGCCTTTGATTTGGTTTATACAATTGCCGCCAAGCGCCTAGCTTTAGGCCGTTTGACCGTGATCGATGCGACCAATGTGCAAGCTGAAGCGCGGAAACCCTTGCTGGCCTTGGCTCGCCATTATCACGTTTGGCCCGTGGCGATTGTGTTGCATACGCCTGAACGAGTTTGTTTGGAGCGCAATTTAGGCCGCCCCAATCGCGATTTTGGCGATTTTGTGGTCAAGCGTCAGATCGATAATTTGCGGCGTTCGCTGCGCACATTGCACGATGAAGGCTTTCGGGTGGTACATAGCGTTACGCCTGAGCATGTTGATGCAGTTGAAATTGTGCGCCAACGCGCTTGGAGCAACCGTAAAGCTGAGCATGGCCCCTTCGATATTATTGGCGATGTGCATGGCTGTTACCCTGAACTTGAGCGCTTGCTCCTAGAATTGGGCTATAGCATTAATCTCACGCCAGGCCATAATTATGGCTTTACGGTCACGCCGCCTGCTGGCCGCCGCGCAGTGTTCGTCGGCGATTTGGTTGATCGCGGGCCAGATTCAATTGGCGTGTTGCGGTTGGTGATGAGTATGGTTGAAACAGGCGCAGCCTTGTGTGTGCCAGGCAATCACGACGATAAATTAGCGCGGGCCTTGGCTGGACGCAAGGTCAAACAAACCCATGGCCTCGCCGAAACCATGCAAGCTTTGGCTGAAACTGATGAAGATTTTCGCCAAACAGTCCGCCAGTTTATCGAAGGCTTGGTTAGCCATCTCATTTTTGATGACGGAAAATTGGTGGTAGCCCACGCTGGCATGAAGCAAGAATTACAAGGCCGCATGTCGAAGCGCGTGCGTGAATTTGCCTTGTATGGCGAAACTACGGGCGAAACCGATGAATTTGGCTTGCCAGTGCGCTATCCGTGGGCCAAAGAATATCGCGGCGAGGGCTTGGTGGTTTATGGGCATACACCAATTCCCCAGCCCGAATGGCTTAACAACACGGTTGATATTGATACTGGCTGTGCCTTTGGCGGAGCACTGACTGCGCTGCGCTATCCCGAGCGTGAGTTTGTGCGCGTTCCAGCTTTTGCTCAATATGCCATCCCAAAACGGCCTTTAGAAATGAATGCGACCCAACTTTCAGCCCAACAAGCCCATGATCAAGTGCTCGATTTGAGCGATTTTCAAGGCAAGCTGCAAATTAGCACTAGTTTAATCAACCAAATCAATTTGCGCGAAGAACAAACCAGCGCCGCCTTGGAAGTGATCAGTCGTTTTGCTATCGAGCCACAATGGCTGATCTATTTACCACCAACCATGTCGCCCTCAGAAACCAGCCAACTTGGCAGTTTCTTGGAGCATCCTGTCGAAGCCTTGGAATATTATCGGCGGGCGGGGGTCAACGAAGTTGTGTGCGAAGCCAAGCATATGGGTTCGCGGGCAATTGTGATTATCTGCCGCAACAGCGAGGTTGCTCGTGAGCGTTTTGGCGTAGCTGGCGAGCAGATTGGCGTTTGCTATACCCGCACTGGGCGACGCTTCTTTAGCGATCCTGAGCTTGAAATGGCTTTTCTGCAACGGCTGCAACAAGCCATCACCAAGCTTAATTGGTGGGAAAGCTTCGATTCAGGCTGGTTTGCCTTGGATTGTGAAGTGCTGCCGTGGTCGGCCAAAGCGCATGATTTGATACAAAATCAATATGCGCCCGTAGGAGCCGCTGCCACCGTTAGCATGAGCGCAGCCCAAGCCGCTTTACGCCAGACGGTCACGCGCATGCCCGAATCGGTCGAGTTACAAGCCCTGATTGCCCATACCCAATTGCGGCAGCAGGCGGTGCAAGGCTATGTTGAGGCCTACCAACACTATTGCTGGCCTGTGCGCAGTTTGGATGATTTAAAACTAGCACCGTTTCATCTCTTGGCTTGTGAGCAACGCCCGTTTTACGATCGCGATCATGAATGGCATATGCAAACCTTGGCGGCTTTGGCCGAGGCTGAGCCGCGCTTGATGCTGGCAACGCCCTATCGCGTGGTCGATTTACACGATCAAGCTAGCGTTGAACAAACGATCGCATGGTGGCAAAAACTGACGGCAGCAGGCGGCGAAGGCATCGTCATCAAGCCCAAACAATGGGTGGTCCAGAATTCGCGTGGCATCGTCCAACCAGCAATTAAATGTCGGGGCGCTGAATATCTACGCATCATCTATGGCCCTGAATACGATTTGCCCGAAAACTTGGAGCGTTTGCGCCAGCGCGGACTAAGCAGCAAACGTTCGTTGGCATTGCGCGAATTTGCCTTAGGCCTCGAGGCGCTTGATCGTTTTGTCAATCGTGAGCCATTGCGCCGCGTCCATGAATGCGTTTTTGGGGTGCTAGCGCTTGAGAGCGAGCCAATCGACCCAAGGTTGTAG
- a CDS encoding response regulator transcription factor, translating into MSAKILIVEDERKIAIGLQNYLEGVGYSTITASDGQAGLDMARREQPDLILLDLMLPMVDGFTVCRTLRSESSVPIIMLTARVEEVDSLAGLELGADDYITKPFSPRQVVARIKAVLRRVNGELEPPMIVRKSGIEIDLQRRTVVIEQNPITSLTPTEFDLLVTLVRSAGRPLTRSQLLDAVQGEEGEAYDRTVDAHIKNVRRKIEPNPSVPRYILTVFGVGYKFAE; encoded by the coding sequence ATGAGTGCAAAAATTTTAATTGTTGAAGACGAGCGCAAAATTGCGATTGGTTTACAAAATTATTTAGAGGGCGTAGGCTATAGCACCATCACCGCCAGCGATGGCCAAGCAGGCCTTGATATGGCGCGGCGCGAACAGCCCGATTTGATTTTGCTCGATTTGATGTTGCCGATGGTTGATGGCTTTACGGTTTGTCGTACCTTACGCTCCGAATCAAGCGTTCCAATTATTATGTTAACTGCCCGAGTTGAGGAAGTTGATTCATTGGCGGGCTTGGAATTGGGCGCTGACGATTATATTACCAAACCATTTTCGCCGCGCCAAGTCGTTGCCCGCATTAAAGCTGTATTACGCCGGGTCAATGGCGAGCTAGAACCACCCATGATTGTCCGCAAAAGTGGGATTGAGATCGACCTGCAACGTCGCACCGTCGTGATTGAGCAAAATCCGATCACCAGCCTAACTCCGACCGAATTTGATTTATTGGTAACTTTAGTGCGCTCAGCAGGCCGCCCCTTGACCCGTAGCCAATTGCTTGATGCTGTCCAAGGTGAAGAAGGCGAGGCCTACGACCGCACCGTCGATGCCCATATCAAAAATGTCCGTCGCAAGATCGAGCCAAATCCCAGCGTTCCACGCTATATTTTGACGGTCTTTGGCGTTGGCTACAAATTTGCGGAATAA
- a CDS encoding HAD hydrolase-like protein, translating into MPIRGCLIDLDGTIYSAGTLIEGAVAAIEQLRAAGYQLLFLTNTDSQLPETLAAKLQARQIPIQAHEIMNPLQAIATYLADTDPNLYILAPQIVKTWLEQQYPPKPEEPVSHVVLGHCGDVDGYASLNLAFRHLLQGAEFLVSQPGRNYLSNTGLNLDTGAFAALLEYASQIQPTILGKPTKTFFEQAMQALNLSADEVVVVGDDLTTDIVGAANSGMASVWLRTGKGQDQTLTPSMAQPTWILESIAELPALLAEVNN; encoded by the coding sequence ATGCCAATTCGCGGATGTTTAATTGATCTTGATGGCACGATTTATAGCGCTGGCACACTTATCGAGGGGGCGGTGGCGGCGATCGAACAATTACGGGCAGCTGGCTATCAATTGTTATTTTTAACCAATACCGATTCACAATTGCCCGAAACCTTAGCTGCCAAACTCCAAGCCCGCCAAATCCCGATCCAAGCCCATGAAATTATGAACCCGCTCCAAGCGATTGCCACCTATCTGGCCGATACTGACCCCAATTTATATATTCTGGCTCCGCAAATCGTCAAAACATGGCTCGAACAGCAGTATCCGCCTAAGCCTGAAGAGCCAGTGAGCCATGTGGTGTTGGGGCATTGTGGCGATGTCGATGGCTATGCAAGCCTTAACCTAGCCTTTCGACATCTTTTGCAGGGAGCTGAATTTCTAGTGAGCCAGCCTGGCCGCAATTATTTAAGCAACACTGGTTTGAACCTTGATACTGGGGCGTTTGCGGCCTTGCTGGAATATGCCAGCCAAATTCAGCCAACGATTTTGGGCAAGCCTACCAAAACCTTTTTTGAACAGGCCATGCAAGCTTTGAATCTTTCAGCAGATGAAGTTGTCGTGGTCGGTGATGATTTGACGACCGATATTGTGGGGGCGGCAAACAGTGGGATGGCGAGTGTCTGGTTGCGCACAGGCAAGGGCCAGGATCAAACATTAACCCCCAGCATGGCGCAACCAACCTGGATTTTAGAGAGTATTGCCGAGTTACCAGCGCTTTTGGCAGAAGTTAATAATTGA
- a CDS encoding ATP-binding protein — protein MKLQRKLLLTHIAVALVAILLITAVANFTVNRYFSDLAAKQAKQAAQEFAPTLATCYEIIGSWDFNGQRCMQLGPRSFMPPQFRHVVVVDITGEIVFDSRGRGQINKPTNTITQRDIERGEPISAEDGTVIGTVIVRPNQGQFGADEDYFLSMVRRNIWLAGGITALLALAIGIGLARTLAAPLRSLTAAVHQLAQGERSVQVDDSGNDEIAELSQAFNTMSSELHRSEQVRRQMVADIAHELRTPLSVLQIELESIEDGVSKPTPEVISSLGEEVQQLNHLIEDLRTLSLADAGQLSLNPVELEPQDVVNRAVNRMQLAAREKQLELANDSAEQIDLVHADPSRLQQVLVNLLQNAVRYTPQGGKIRVTARQSAGEVILGVHDTGAGFDPTEAATIFERFYRTDKARTRDTGGTGLGLAIVKGLVTAMGGRVWATSVPNQGSSFYVALRAISTKEGV, from the coding sequence ATGAAACTGCAACGAAAATTATTATTAACCCACATCGCAGTTGCCCTCGTTGCAATTTTGCTGATTACGGCGGTGGCAAATTTCACCGTCAATCGCTATTTTAGCGATCTTGCGGCCAAACAGGCCAAACAAGCAGCCCAAGAGTTTGCCCCAACCTTGGCCACTTGCTATGAAATTATTGGCAGTTGGGATTTTAACGGCCAGCGTTGTATGCAGCTTGGGCCACGATCGTTCATGCCGCCGCAATTTCGCCATGTGGTGGTGGTTGATATAACTGGCGAAATCGTCTTTGATAGCCGTGGGCGCGGCCAAATCAATAAACCAACCAACACAATTACCCAACGCGATATCGAGCGCGGCGAACCAATTAGTGCTGAAGATGGCACAGTCATTGGCACAGTGATTGTGCGGCCCAATCAAGGCCAATTTGGCGCAGATGAAGATTATTTTTTGAGCATGGTGCGGCGCAATATTTGGTTGGCCGGAGGAATTACCGCCCTCTTAGCATTGGCAATTGGCATCGGCCTTGCGCGAACCTTGGCTGCGCCATTGCGTAGCCTAACCGCCGCTGTGCATCAATTAGCTCAGGGCGAGCGTTCAGTGCAAGTTGACGATTCAGGCAACGATGAAATTGCTGAATTAAGCCAAGCTTTCAACACCATGAGCAGCGAACTGCATCGCTCGGAGCAAGTCCGCCGCCAAATGGTCGCCGATATTGCCCACGAATTGCGTACCCCCCTGAGCGTACTGCAAATTGAGCTTGAAAGTATCGAAGATGGCGTAAGCAAGCCCACGCCTGAGGTGATTAGCTCATTGGGCGAGGAAGTGCAACAGCTGAATCATCTGATTGAAGATTTACGCACCCTTTCCTTGGCCGATGCAGGCCAGTTGAGCCTCAACCCAGTCGAACTAGAACCCCAAGATGTCGTCAATCGCGCGGTCAATCGCATGCAATTGGCGGCACGCGAAAAACAATTAGAGCTAGCCAACGATAGCGCCGAACAGATCGATTTGGTCCATGCTGATCCATCACGTTTACAACAAGTGCTGGTTAATCTTTTACAAAATGCCGTTCGTTACACCCCACAAGGTGGTAAAATTCGCGTGACTGCTCGCCAAAGTGCTGGTGAAGTTATTTTGGGCGTTCACGACACTGGCGCTGGCTTCGACCCAACCGAGGCTGCCACAATTTTCGAGCGTTTTTATCGCACCGATAAAGCTCGCACTCGAGATACTGGTGGCACTGGCTTGGGCTTAGCAATCGTCAAAGGCCTCGTGACCGCGATGGGTGGCAGGGTTTGGGCAACCAGTGTGCCGAACCAAGGTTCAAGTTTCTATGTTGCTTTACGAGCAATCAGCACCAAGGAGGGTGTATGA
- a CDS encoding site-2 protease family protein: MQIDLNTFVMRLVAIVLGVTIHEFSHAFVALRLGDPTAAQEGRVSLNPVVHFDPLGAFMMFFVMLGYAPMAWGRPVPINVFRIRWGRRGFALSSLAGPTSNLLLASIFAIPLYINGGMWLSEQLYTFLYYVIITNIGLAAFNMLPLPPLDGFNTFAGLLPQGWATPMERLRRPANIILMILILLPWMINRLNLGQLDLDPRILDAMIAPIYQLFQRIVLPFAGCCHAVGHNHDHAEA, from the coding sequence ATGCAGATTGATTTAAATACATTTGTCATGCGCTTGGTGGCGATTGTTTTAGGTGTAACCATCCATGAATTTTCGCATGCCTTTGTGGCCTTGCGTTTAGGCGACCCAACTGCCGCCCAAGAAGGGCGGGTTTCGCTCAATCCGGTGGTGCATTTCGATCCACTGGGTGCGTTTATGATGTTTTTCGTAATGCTGGGTTATGCTCCAATGGCCTGGGGTCGGCCTGTGCCAATTAACGTCTTTCGGATTCGCTGGGGGCGGCGAGGCTTTGCACTTTCGTCGTTAGCAGGCCCAACCAGCAACTTATTATTAGCCTCAATCTTTGCCATCCCGCTCTATATTAATGGCGGGATGTGGCTCTCGGAGCAACTCTATACCTTTCTCTATTATGTGATTATAACTAATATTGGCTTGGCGGCCTTTAATATGCTGCCCTTGCCACCACTTGATGGCTTTAATACCTTTGCTGGCTTGTTGCCGCAAGGTTGGGCTACACCGATGGAGCGTTTACGGCGGCCAGCCAATATTATTTTGATGATCTTAATTCTCTTGCCATGGATGATCAATCGGCTTAATCTTGGTCAGCTTGATCTTGACCCACGGATTTTAGATGCCATGATTGCTCCGATCTACCAATTATTTCAACGGATCGTTTTGCCATTTGCTGGTTGTTGCCATGCCGTTGGACATAACCATGATCATGCTGAGGCCTAG
- a CDS encoding hotdog fold thioesterase, translated as MNDLPDVSAMNEFQRGTLADTLGISFTEVSLDRVVATMPVERKVHQPFGLLHGGASVVLAESLASVAGWANVMHNNQLVVGVEINANHLRSVRNGVVTGVATPLHRGRRTQVWEVRISDEQDRLICVSRCTVAVVDAEA; from the coding sequence ATGAACGATTTGCCTGATGTAAGCGCAATGAACGAGTTTCAACGGGGCACACTCGCTGATACGCTTGGAATTAGCTTTACCGAAGTCAGTTTGGATCGGGTGGTAGCCACGATGCCAGTTGAGCGCAAAGTGCATCAACCATTTGGCTTGCTGCACGGCGGCGCATCGGTGGTTTTGGCCGAATCGCTGGCCTCGGTGGCTGGCTGGGCCAATGTGATGCACAACAATCAATTGGTTGTCGGGGTCGAAATCAACGCCAACCATCTGCGCTCAGTCCGTAACGGCGTGGTAACCGGAGTGGCCACACCACTGCATCGTGGGCGGCGCACCCAAGTTTGGGAAGTACGAATTAGCGATGAGCAAGATCGCTTGATCTGTGTTTCACGCTGCACGGTGGCAGTGGTTGACGCTGAAGCTTAG